The following coding sequences are from one Streptomyces sp. NBC_00536 window:
- a CDS encoding sulfotransferase domain-containing protein: MTTDPSPLRGSTPASSPASDVYVLSFPKCGRTWLRVLMAKAISLHWGLPMELCRDLRLEEFSAVDPRIPTITFWHDDRVGWRTPAQLSTDKEPYRGSRVVFLTRDLRDTTVSYYFQRSLRPDNPYAGPLGEFIGEAEGSLRTCVEFWNIWQARQDVPRAFLLTSYERLASDTAGELGRIMDFCGLPDVGPRALAEAVAFASFPSMRAMELSDAFDSERLRPGKPGEPESFKTRRGIIGGFRDYLTRSQTDGIDELIRTALVPEWHALAFAADGLHGEPPGAAQS; encoded by the coding sequence ATGACGACGGACCCCTCGCCCCTTCGCGGATCCACCCCCGCGTCCTCACCGGCATCCGATGTCTACGTCCTCTCCTTCCCCAAGTGCGGGCGCACCTGGCTGCGGGTCCTGATGGCCAAGGCCATCTCACTGCACTGGGGACTTCCGATGGAGCTGTGCCGCGACCTGCGGCTGGAGGAGTTCAGCGCCGTGGATCCGCGGATTCCGACGATCACCTTCTGGCACGACGACCGGGTGGGCTGGCGCACACCCGCCCAGCTGTCCACGGACAAGGAGCCCTACCGGGGCTCGCGGGTGGTGTTCCTGACCCGGGACCTGCGGGACACGACGGTCTCCTACTACTTCCAGCGCAGCTTGCGGCCGGACAACCCGTACGCGGGCCCGCTCGGAGAGTTCATCGGTGAGGCCGAGGGGAGCCTGCGCACCTGTGTGGAGTTCTGGAACATCTGGCAGGCCCGCCAGGACGTGCCCCGCGCCTTCCTCCTCACCTCCTACGAACGTCTCGCGAGCGACACCGCCGGTGAACTCGGGCGGATCATGGACTTCTGCGGCCTCCCGGACGTCGGACCGCGGGCGCTGGCCGAAGCGGTGGCCTTCGCCAGCTTCCCCAGCATGCGCGCGATGGAACTCAGTGACGCCTTCGACTCGGAGCGCCTGCGGCCCGGCAAACCCGGCGAGCCCGAGTCCTTCAAGACGCGCCGAGGGATCATCGGGGGATTCCGCGACTACCTGACGCGGTCCCAGACCGACGGGATCGACGAGCTGATCCGGACCGCGCTGGTGCCCGAGTGGCACGCGCTGGCGTTCGCCGCGGACGGTCTCCACGGCGAACCGCCCGGCGCCGCTCAGTCGTGA
- a CDS encoding ferredoxin yields the protein MTGDWQLDVDTRRCIGSGVCASAAPGRFVIDSAADGTRRSRPTAPRVPSDDAVLDAAFTCPVEAISVVELDSGLTLFPEGGEHH from the coding sequence ATGACGGGGGACTGGCAGCTCGACGTCGATACGCGGCGCTGCATCGGTTCGGGGGTGTGCGCGAGCGCGGCCCCCGGCCGCTTCGTGATCGACTCCGCGGCCGACGGAACCCGCAGGTCGCGGCCGACCGCCCCGCGCGTCCCTTCCGATGACGCGGTGCTGGACGCGGCCTTCACCTGTCCGGTGGAGGCCATTTCGGTCGTCGAGCTGGACAGCGGGCTGACGCTCTTTCCCGAAGGCGGTGAACACCACTGA
- a CDS encoding Vgb family protein, protein MPQLSAGIMKDPHNRSKMWFAAPAPPRAEDPIVEMDTTAGYPLRFFPLEDDAKAQSIALETRVTGSGGTKKTEYSLLFAEPEHSYVGILDIPESGSGQIQRMTVEPSTWLWDVAVTSDEEQKKHTYWLTGQKRVNNPPRTVNGLFRREPGQHTWERIPPPRGNDQKPFYVKADTEAVWVTFTGPNQVGRFDLNRGTWITRDLGTAVPQQLAFTPNGEVWVTSSQGIHVFDSAMADEGFMVRLPNAGTAKGICVGSDGNIWYTNPTNKTLGRYLTSLAALGAPSLLGRTQVVSHSTSAVHAKEHVDRPLIAEYVAGGRPVPGIPLTCRVKAEGAAFDDGTQERIILTDQRGRVALPAVYAGEIEEEAVLSVGLGDTEPHAATLLHINPA, encoded by the coding sequence ATGCCGCAACTCTCGGCGGGAATCATGAAGGACCCGCACAATCGGTCCAAGATGTGGTTCGCGGCACCGGCTCCGCCGCGGGCGGAGGACCCGATCGTGGAAATGGACACCACGGCGGGATATCCCTTGAGGTTCTTTCCGCTGGAGGATGACGCGAAGGCCCAGAGCATCGCTCTGGAGACCAGGGTGACGGGGTCCGGCGGCACGAAGAAGACGGAATACAGCCTGCTCTTCGCCGAGCCCGAACACAGCTACGTCGGAATCCTCGACATTCCGGAATCCGGATCCGGTCAGATCCAGCGCATGACCGTCGAGCCCAGCACCTGGCTCTGGGACGTCGCCGTCACCTCGGACGAGGAGCAGAAGAAGCACACCTATTGGCTCACGGGCCAGAAGCGGGTCAACAACCCGCCCAGGACGGTGAACGGCCTGTTCCGCCGCGAGCCCGGGCAGCACACCTGGGAGCGCATCCCGCCGCCCCGCGGGAACGACCAGAAGCCCTTCTACGTCAAGGCGGACACGGAAGCGGTGTGGGTGACCTTCACCGGTCCGAACCAGGTGGGCCGCTTCGACCTGAACAGGGGCACGTGGATCACCCGGGACCTGGGCACCGCCGTGCCACAGCAGCTGGCGTTCACGCCGAACGGCGAGGTGTGGGTGACGTCCAGCCAGGGCATCCACGTGTTCGACAGCGCGATGGCGGACGAGGGCTTCATGGTCCGGCTCCCCAACGCCGGCACGGCCAAGGGGATCTGCGTCGGCAGCGACGGGAACATCTGGTACACCAACCCCACGAACAAGACCCTGGGCAGGTACCTCACCTCGCTCGCCGCCCTGGGGGCGCCCTCGCTCCTCGGCCGGACCCAGGTGGTGTCCCACAGCACATCCGCGGTGCACGCGAAGGAGCACGTCGACCGGCCGCTCATCGCCGAGTACGTGGCCGGTGGCCGGCCCGTACCGGGGATCCCGCTCACCTGCCGGGTCAAGGCCGAAGGGGCGGCCTTCGACGACGGCACCCAGGAGCGGATCATCCTGACCGACCAGCGCGGCCGCGTCGCCCTCCCCGCCGTGTACGCCGGTGAGATCGAGGAAGAGGCGGTCCTGAGCGTGGGTCTCGGCGACACCGAGCCGCACGCGGCCACCCTGCTGCACATCAACCCGGCGTAG
- a CDS encoding aKG-HExxH-type peptide beta-hydroxylase produces MRVQPDAEEAVRERTELLRRVGRVLERAGLPSPGPDGLRRPAVAEVAHLAARALRTGPLDPERRRTLTDRLDGASPSALGPADPQGHLTRSVARALRSIPARLDADGQVVTAEVVAWRASEREALARAVALLTRVWPAAAAEVRETVTEIALLDGEAIDGFTDFTVHGAVLVHRARLTTSGAGLPGPVRFAEALVHEGAHTRCNAAAMTEPFLLPDGPRGTDATDRGASEHGGSERGGSERGGELLVETPLRADPRPLTGLFQQTVVLARSVLLYRRLVGPEGPGGPAVGARHDALRGSAYQAVDALNAHADQLSDHGKELLAQCADVLGGSA; encoded by the coding sequence ATGCGTGTCCAGCCGGATGCGGAGGAAGCCGTCCGCGAGCGGACCGAACTGCTGCGCCGCGTGGGGCGCGTGCTCGAACGCGCCGGGCTGCCGTCGCCGGGCCCCGACGGCCTGCGCCGTCCGGCGGTCGCCGAGGTCGCCCACCTCGCGGCGCGGGCGCTGCGGACCGGCCCGCTGGACCCGGAGCGGCGACGGACGTTGACGGACCGGCTCGACGGCGCGTCACCGTCCGCCCTCGGGCCCGCCGACCCGCAGGGCCACCTGACGCGCAGTGTGGCCCGCGCGCTGCGGAGCATCCCGGCCCGTCTGGACGCGGACGGCCAGGTGGTCACGGCGGAGGTCGTCGCCTGGCGCGCGTCCGAACGGGAGGCCCTGGCCCGGGCCGTCGCCCTGCTGACGCGGGTCTGGCCCGCGGCGGCCGCGGAGGTACGGGAGACGGTCACCGAGATCGCGCTGCTGGACGGCGAGGCGATCGACGGCTTCACGGACTTCACCGTGCACGGCGCCGTACTGGTCCACCGCGCCCGCCTGACGACGAGCGGCGCCGGACTGCCCGGCCCGGTGCGGTTCGCCGAGGCGCTGGTGCACGAGGGGGCGCACACGCGGTGCAACGCGGCGGCCATGACCGAGCCCTTCCTGCTGCCCGACGGCCCCCGGGGTACGGACGCCACTGACCGCGGCGCCTCGGAGCACGGTGGCTCGGAGCGCGGTGGCTCGGAGCGTGGTGGCGAACTGCTCGTCGAGACACCGCTACGGGCCGACCCGCGGCCGCTCACCGGCCTGTTCCAGCAGACCGTGGTGCTCGCCCGCAGCGTGTTGCTGTACCGCCGGCTGGTCGGGCCCGAGGGACCGGGCGGCCCGGCGGTCGGTGCCCGCCACGATGCGCTGCGGGGATCGGCGTACCAGGCCGTCGACGCCCTGAACGCCCACGCGGACCAGCTGAGCGACCACGGGAAAGAGCTGCTCGCGCAGTGCGCCGACGTCCTCGGAGGAAGCGCGTGA
- a CDS encoding MFS transporter gives MPLPDVITPNAVPAPRRRAGKVLAPLSHRGFRLYFLARLLSWTGTGVAPVALAWAVLRQGGGPTGLGLVLAAGTAPQLLLLPVGGVSADRWPRTRVLAVTNGACACVQALACVLLWSRAGGIWWLAVLSALCGGAAAFSVPAGAGVLPELVPDGLRGQANALLKLVQTTVKVGGPAFGAVLVGLSSPACVIGWDAVSFAGAALLVSRLAPSCRTGDRSADGFLRQLSCGWRDFRSRRWLWVLVLQSAVVVPLWLIGYQVLGPVYAQRELGGVAGWGLVAAGFAGGLVAGSALGLWWQPVRVGPVSCAGTAAMALPPALMAAGAPAGALAVAAAVTGAAGALSTLLWTTLVQARIPADRLSRALSYAALGQLVAVPVGYLLAGPAAELLGLRATLGGASLLIGVAALLPLVLPDVRGLRVHD, from the coding sequence GTGCCCCTGCCGGACGTGATCACCCCGAACGCCGTCCCCGCCCCGCGCCGACGGGCCGGGAAGGTGCTCGCCCCGCTGTCGCACCGGGGCTTCCGGCTGTACTTCCTGGCCCGGCTGCTGAGCTGGACGGGGACGGGCGTGGCCCCCGTGGCGCTCGCCTGGGCCGTGCTGCGGCAGGGCGGCGGGCCGACCGGGCTCGGGCTCGTGCTCGCCGCCGGGACCGCCCCCCAGCTGCTGTTGCTGCCGGTCGGCGGGGTGAGCGCCGACCGCTGGCCGCGCACCCGTGTGCTGGCGGTCACCAACGGCGCGTGCGCCTGCGTGCAGGCGCTGGCCTGTGTCCTGCTCTGGTCGCGAGCGGGCGGGATCTGGTGGCTGGCCGTGCTGTCCGCCCTCTGCGGCGGCGCGGCCGCCTTCTCGGTGCCGGCCGGCGCCGGGGTGCTGCCGGAGCTGGTGCCGGACGGGCTGCGCGGTCAGGCGAACGCGCTGCTCAAGCTCGTTCAGACCACGGTCAAGGTGGGGGGCCCGGCCTTCGGGGCCGTACTGGTGGGACTCTCCTCCCCGGCCTGCGTGATCGGCTGGGACGCGGTGAGCTTCGCCGGGGCGGCGCTTCTGGTCTCCCGGCTGGCACCGTCCTGCCGTACGGGCGACCGGAGCGCCGACGGCTTCCTGCGGCAACTGTCCTGCGGGTGGCGGGACTTCCGGTCGCGCCGCTGGCTGTGGGTGCTCGTGCTCCAGTCCGCCGTGGTGGTGCCGCTGTGGCTGATCGGCTACCAGGTGCTCGGGCCGGTGTACGCGCAGCGCGAGCTGGGCGGCGTGGCCGGCTGGGGTCTGGTGGCCGCGGGCTTCGCCGGGGGGCTGGTGGCCGGATCGGCCCTCGGCCTGTGGTGGCAGCCGGTCCGGGTGGGTCCGGTGAGCTGTGCGGGGACGGCGGCGATGGCCCTTCCCCCGGCGCTGATGGCGGCGGGCGCCCCGGCCGGAGCCCTGGCGGTGGCGGCCGCGGTGACCGGCGCCGCCGGTGCGCTCTCGACCCTGCTGTGGACCACCCTGGTCCAGGCGCGGATCCCGGCGGACCGGCTGAGCCGGGCGCTGTCGTACGCGGCGCTGGGCCAGCTCGTCGCCGTACCCGTCGGCTACCTGCTCGCCGGTCCCGCCGCGGAACTGCTGGGGCTGCGCGCGACGCTGGGCGGCGCGTCGCTGCTCATCGGGGTGGCCGCCCTGCTGCCGCTGGTCCTGCCGGACGTCCGGGGGCTACGGGTTCACGACTGA